The nucleotide sequence GTCGGTGGAGGCGGCTTCGGGACATCCTCTTGCTTGGCCTGACAGGACAGATGGGCCGTGACTATCAAGAGAACCGGAACGATCCGCAGGGACACCAATGAGGCACGCATGACAAAGTGGACGTTCATGGCAATCCCCCCACCGCCCGCTCCAGCCGGGCCAACGCGATGGAATGATCGGCTCGCGCTTGGGCATATTCGAGCAAGGTCTGACGGTAGACGCGCTGCGCGTCAATGACCTCGAGCAGGCTGGCCGCTCCATGGCGAAAACTGAACTGCGCGATGTCGAGCGCTTCTTTGGCTTGAAACAGGAGTCCTTGTTCGAAGACCTGCATCTGAGCTTGAGCCGTCCGTACCTCCTGAAAGTGCTGGGTGATAGTCTGTTCCAATTCCTGCTGCAGTCGATCTCGCTCCGCTTGCGCCTCTCGATGCGTTCCCAATGCCGTCCCGATTTCCCCCTGTCGGCGGTACCAAACCGGCAGAGCCATACTGAGTCCTGCCGTGACGGATTCATCACCGGCTTCCCGGTGATACTGGCCGATCACTGAGACGTTCGGGATGCGCGATGCGCGTTCGTGTTCGATCGTGTATTCCGCTTGCTCAACCACCTTCTGCTGTCGGCGAAGCGCGGGCTGTCGGTCGGCGGCCTGATTCATCAGGGCGTGGAGTTCCAAATCGACTCGCACCCGTTCAAAATCCCCTTGGACGGCAAAGGATTCTCCCAGAGCCTTGCCTGTCGTCGTATTGAGTTGGGCCCGAGCGACGAGAAGGGCATTATCCGCCCGCGCCAGATCCTTTTGGGATTTCTGGAGTTCGACGGTCGCCTTGATTAGCTCAAATTTTGGCGCCTCCTTCGTGCCGACCCGCGCACTCACCAATTTCACAAGGTCTTCGACGGTCTTCAGGTTCTCTCGCGCG is from Opitutaceae bacterium and encodes:
- a CDS encoding TolC family protein, whose amino-acid sequence is ARENLKTVEDLVKLVSARVGTKEAPKFELIKATVELQKSQKDLARADNALLVARAQLNTTTGKALGESFAVQGDFERVRVDLELHALMNQAADRQPALRRQQKVVEQAEYTIEHERASRIPNVSVIGQYHREAGDESVTAGLSMALPVWYRRQGEIGTALGTHREAQAERDRLQQELEQTITQHFQEVRTAQAQMQVFEQGLLFQAKEALDIAQFSFRHGAASLLEVIDAQRVYRQTLLEYAQARADHSIALARLERAVGGLP